The Cellulomonas sp. S1-8 genomic sequence CGTCGGGTCGATGTCGCGCGCGACGCCTGCGGGGTCTGCCGTGAACGTCAGCGTGACGATCCCGGTGCCGCCGGCGGGCACCCGCAGGCTCGCGGGTGCGGCCGTGATGGTCGCGTCGCCGGACGTGGTGCTCGACGTGACCTGCGTGCTGTAGGTGCGGGCCGTCGAGCCCAGGTTCTGCACGGTGACGGCCTTGCGGATCGTCACCGGCTCGTCCGCCAGCGGGACGACACCGAAGCTGACGGAGGTCTGCTGCGGCCGCTCCGCGTTGTACAGGAGCGTCTCGTTGGTGACCGCGGCGAGCGCGTCGACGCGACCGGACCCGACGCGGGCCGGGCCGTAGAACAGGTCGCCGCCGGCCTCGGTGGCGAGGTCGTGGGTCGCGGTGTTGACGATGGCGGCCTTGATCTGCGCGGCCGACCAGCCCGGGCGGGCCTCGCGGACGAGCGCCGCGATGCCGGCCACGTGCGGCGCCGCCATGGACGTGCCGTTGTTCGACGTGCCGCCGTTGCCGGAGCCGACGTTCGCGGACACGATCTGCTGGCCGGGTGCCGCCACGTCGGGCTTGCCCCAGCCGAGGGAGCCGTGCACGCCGCGCGACGACGACGAGCTGAGCGTGTCGGGGGCGACGTCCTGGCGTGCGCTGAGTGCCAGCGACGGGCCGATCTGCGCGACGAGCGTGCCTGCCTCGATCTCCGGCAGGAGCGTGTCGGTGGCCGCGGCGGTGAGCTGGAACCCGGGGATGGCGGCGTTGCCGGCGATGCCGGCGGCGAACACGTCGAGCTCGGTCGGCAGGATCACCCCGACCGCGCCTGCGGCCGCGGCGTTGTTGAAGCGCATGCCGGAGCCGCACGCGCGGGTCGCGTCGTCGTCGTCCCACCACAGGTAGGCGATCGTGCCGGCGACGGCGGCGGCCTGCTCGGCGGTGAACGCGGTGCAGCCGTCGAACGTGGCGCCGAGGTAGGTGACGGGCGCCGTGACGTCCTCGCCGGAGTAGCTCACCGAGTTCTGGCCGGCGTACGGGCCGACGAGGGCCTCGTCGGACGCCTCGGTGACGAGCAGGCCGTCGAACGCGAGGTCCTTGCCGATGGACCAGGCGACCGTCAGGCCCGAGAAGCCGTTGCCGGGGGAGCCGCCGATGTCCTCGATGTCGCCCTCGTTGCCGGCGGACAGCACGACGGTCGTGCCCAGCGCGGTGAGCTCGGCGACCTGCGCGGACTCGGGGTCGTCGGCCGGTGCGCCGGCGGCGCCGAGCGACAGGTTGAGGACGTCGAGCCGGTCGTCGTAGGCGCCGTCACCGTTCGGGTCGGCGGCCCAGTCGAGCGCGAGCGTGGTCAGGTCGGTCGAGCCGGCGATGTCGCCGAAGACCTTGAGCGCGTAGAGGCCGGCGCGGGGTGCCGTGCCGGGGCCGACGGGCCAGTCGAGCACCGAGGTGAGGGCGGTGTAGTCGCCGTCGAAGGTCTCGCCGTCGGGCGTGATGCCGTACCCGGCGGCCGTGCCGGCGACGTGGGTGCCGTGCCCGTTGACGTCGATGGGGTTGACGTCGGGGGCGGGGACGCGCTGCGCGGGCGTGCCGCCGGCGTGGTAGTCGAAGCCCGCGAAGTCGTAGCCGCCGAGGTACTTGGCGGGGTCGAACGAGCCGTCGGGCACCGGTGCGGTGCCGTCCTCGCCGTACGCGGCCTCGTAGGCCTCGACGGTGCCGGGCCCACCGAAGGCGGCGTGCGTGTAGTCGATGCCGGTGTCGATGACGCCGACGGTCACGTCCTGGCCGAGCACGCCCGTGTCCTGCCACGTCGCGAGGGCGCGGGTGAACTCGACCTGCGCGGCGTTGTCGAGCGTGCGCGCGGCGACGAGCCGCACGGAGAGCACCGTGGGGTCGTCGGCGAGGGCGCGCAGCTGGGCGGCGTCGCCCACGACCAGCGCACCCGACACGAGGTTCGTCACGGTCGCGAGGCGCTGCGGTGCGGCCTGCGACGTCCGGGCGGCCGCGTCGGACGCCTCGGCCGGGACGAGCTCCTGCGCGGCGTCCTGCGTGGCGTCGGCCGCGGCGAGGACCTGGGCGGGGCTGCCGCCGTCGGCCGTGACCTCGACGCCGGACGGCGTCGTCAGCTCGACGAACGCGGTGACGGCGCCCTCCGCCTCGGCGAGCGCGTCACCGACGCCCTCGACCCTGTCGACGGGGACGTCGCTCGCGACGAGCAGGCCGGACAGGTCGTCCGGTGGTGCCGCGCTCGCCACGGGGGCTGCCAGCAGGGCGGTGGTGAGGGCGACGGACGCGGCCGTGAGGCCGGCGAGCAGACGACGTGGCATGGAAGGCTCATCCCGGTGTGTCGGACGACGAGAAGCGGTCAGGTGTCGCGGCGGTCGCGGACGACCGCCGGACGTCATACGCGGGTATGGCTGAGGTCACAGCCCCGCACCCTGCGCACGCTACTGACCAGTAGGCGTTTCGTCACCCCTTCGGGCCAGATTGCCCGTCCGGGTGCTTCGTCGGGTTCGTCGGACCTCTGCGCGCGGTCACGTCGGCCCTGCGCCCAGCAGGGCGTTCAGGGTGGTCTCAGCGTGCGGAGAGGGCGTCGTCGCCCTGCGGCGGCGCGGGTGAACTGTGCAGGACGTGCCCCGGGGTGCGCACCGTCACGATCGGGATCGACCCGGTGCGCGGCACGTCGGCGGCGGCGGGCGCGGCCGTGAAGCGCGGCTTGCGGCCAGGTCGGCGGCGGAACCGGCGGTCCTCGATGCCCTCGAGCGTCGTCGCGCGCCAGACGGCGCCGCCGTTGAGGCGACCGTCGGGCGGCGGCAGCCACGGCACCTTGCGGGACAGCCACACGCGGATCGTCGCGTGCTCGACGTCGAGACGTCGGGCGAGGCGGGCGATGTCGTAGAGGTCGTCGAGCCCGCCGACGTCGGACGCGGGCGGGGGGACGGTGTCGACCACGGCGGGTCGGACGTCGTCTGCGGGCACGTCTCAGAGCGTAGTGCGCCGACCTGCCCGGGCGTGTGACGGCCTGGTAACAGGATGTGCACACGATCTTCGCGACCCGAAAGGGCTCAAGTGTGCTGGACGATCGTCCGACACACTTAACGTGTTTCGCGTGAGTGACAGATTGCCGAGCCGTCGGCGTCGGTCGGCGGGCGGCAGGCATGTCGCCCCACGTCCGTCGTCGGCCGCCCTTCCACGCGCCGTGCGCATCTCCGCCGGCCTCCCCACCCGGGTCGCCCAGGGTGGCGTCGCCCTCGGGCTCGTCCTGAGCATGGGCGCCGTCGTGGTGACCGCCGACGGCGGGGAGCGGACCGGGCCGACGACCTCGGTCGTCGACGGCGACCTCTCGCTCGCCCGCGCCGCCGCCGACCGCGCCGCCGCCGCCACGACCGCGCAGATGCGCGTCGAGGCCGTCGAGGCCGCGCAGGTCGCCGTCGACGAGGTGTCGCGCGTCCGGTCCGACGCCGCGCAGGCCGCCGTCCCCGACGACGCCCTCGCCGAGCTCGACGCCGCGACCGCCGCCCTGCAGGAGGCCATCGAGGGCGTGGACGGCACGGCACTCCTCCAGCGCAGCAGCTCCGCCTCGCGCAGCTCCGAGCGCACCGAGCCCGCCGCCACCACGACACCGGACGCGGCCGCCCTCGCTGCGACCGCGGAGACCGCCGGCCCGCCGGCACCGACGACGCCGGCGCCGACGACCGAGGCACCCACGACCGAGGCGTCCGCACCCGACGCCCCCCTGACGTCCGACGCCCCCGCCGTCGACCCCGCGACCCCCGCGGACCGGCTCGCGGGCGTGACGCTCCCCGACACCGCGGACCCGGCGACGACGCCCCTGCGTGCGGCGCTCGACCGGGTCAAGCAGGCCGCCGAGGCCGTGCTCACCACCACCGAGCAGAAGAAGGCCGAGGCCGCCGCCGCGCAGGCCGCCGCCGAGGAGGCCGCGCGCCTCGCCGCCGAGCAGGCCGCCCAGCGCGCCGCCTGGAAGGCCTCGCTGCGGGGCTACGCGAACGGGAACGTCCCCGCGTCCGCGCTGTGCGCGCTGTCCTTCGACCGCTCCGCGCTGCTGCGGTGCGACGCCGCCGAGGCGCTCGAGGGGCTCGACGCCGCGTTCGTCGCGGAGTTCGGCACGCACATGGACATCTCCGACACGTACCGCTCCTACTCCGCGCAGGTCGCGTGCCGTGCCGCCAAGGGCAACATGTGCGCGGCACCCGGCACGTCGAACCACGGGATGGGGGTGGCCGTCGACCTCGGGGGCCGCATCCAGACCTTCGGGACCGCGCAGCACCAGTGGATGCGCGAGAACGCCCCGGCGTTCCAGTGGACCCTGCCGGACTGGGCGCGCGCCGGGGGCAGCAAGCCCGAGCCGTGGCACTGGGAGTACGTCGGCTGAGTCGCCCGTTCGGGCCATACGATCGGCTGCATGACCGAGCCCACGTCCCCCGCGCGCCCGCTGGTCGGGCGCGGGGCCGAGCTCGACGACATCGACGAGCTGCTGTCGTCCGTGTCGTCCGGCGGCGGCGCGACGGTCCTGCTCGAGGGCGAGGCCGGCGTCGGTCGCACACGCCTCGTGGAGGCGCTGCAGCGGGCCGCCGAGCTGCTGGACGTCGAGGTCTGCCTCGGCCGGGCCGTCGGCCCGTCGGCGCCGCCCTACGCGCTGCTCACCGACGCCCTGCTGGGCCCCGCGCCCGGCCGTGACGACCGCGGCCCCGTCGTCGCCGAGCTCACGGCGCTGCTCGAGGTGCTGCCCGCCGACCGGGCAGCCGCGCCCGCCCGCTTCGGGCGCGCCGACGAGCTGTTCGGGGCGCTCGTGCGGCGCCGTGGCGAGGCCGGGCCCTGGGTGCTGGTGCTCGAGGACGTGCACCTGGCCGACACCTGCACCCTGCAGCTCCTGTCCGGCCTCGCCGGTCTGGGAGCGCTGCCCCGCGCGCTGACCGTCATGACGATGCGCGCCGTGCCGCACCGCACCGAGCTCGACGTCGTCGTCGCGGGGTGGACCCGCGCCGGCGCCCGCTACCTCGAGCTGCGGCCGCTGGGTCCCGCGGCGACGCTCGAGCTCGCGCAGCGGCTGCTGCACGCGAACCCCGGCCCGGCGCTGCGCGGGGTCCTCGCGACCGCCGGCGGCAACCCGCGGCTCGTCGTCGAGATGCTGCGCACGGCCGAGGCCTGCGGCGTGCTGGAGCGCAGCGGCGGCGTCGTCGAGGCCGTCGGCACGGGCTGGCTCGACGAGCTCGCCGAGGTCGGGCGCGCACACGTGCAGCACCTGGGGCCGCAGGTCCTGACGATGCTCGGGCAGGCGTCGGTGCTCGGCACGTCGTTCGTCGTCGGGGACCTCGCGGCGCTGGCGGGCGAGCCCGTCACCGAGTGCTGGCGCACGCTGCGCCACGGCCTGGCCGCGGGCGTCGTGCACGCGCGCGGCGACCGGCTCGTGTTCCGCCACGACCTGGTGCGCACGTCGCTGTACGGGGCGCTCGACGAGGGGCAGCGCCGCGCGCTGCACGCCCGCGCGGCGTGGGCGCTGCGGGCGGCCGGGGCCCCGGGGCACGTCGTCGCGGCCCACCTCGAACGCGCGCGATGACGCCGGGCGCCGCCTAGGGTCGAACCCGGGCGCTGCTCGCGCCCACCACCGACGTACGAGGAGTGGACATGCCCACGCGCAGCGCACGCACGGCCTGGAACGGCACCCTGCAGGAAGGTGGCGGCCAGGTCGAGCTGTCCAGCTCGAAGGTCGGCACGTACGACGTGTCGTTCCCGAAGCGCGCGGCCGACGACGCCGGGGGCACCACGAGCCCCGAGGAGCTCATCGCCGCGGCGCACTCGTCCTGCTACGCCATGCAGCTGTCGGCGGACATCGCCGCGGCCGGTGGCACCCCCGTCGCGCTCGAGGTGACCGCCGACGTGACCCTCGGCCCGGACCCCGCGGGCGGCTTCCGCATCACGGGCATCGCCCTGACGGTCCGCGGCGAGGTCGAGGGCCTGGACGCGGCCGGCTTCCAGCAGGCCGCCGAGGCCGCCAAGGCCGGCTGCCCGGTCAGCAAGGCCCTGACGGGCACGGAGATCACGCTGGACGCCGCGCTGGAGTCCTGAGCGGTCCGGGACCTCCGTCCCATGAGGTGAGCCTTCCCTCACCTCTACGTTGGCGCCGTGGAGCTGAGCGGTGTGCCGACCGGGGGGTCCGCCCGCGTCGTGGCGATCGACCTGGACGACGGGCCGCGCGTGCGGCTGCGTGAGCTGGGACTGCGACCCGGGGGTGACCTGCGGGTCACCCACCGGGGCGCGTTCGGCGGGCTGGTCGTGGCGGTCGGCGCGGACAGGTTCGCCGTCGACGCCCGCACGGCGTCGCACGTGCGCGTCGACGTGGGGCCCGGTACGCCGCCCGCGACGGGGACGACGGGCGCGACCTCGTGAGCTGTCACGAGGTCGCGCCCGCCGACGGCACCACGGCCACCCTCGCGGTGCCGCTCGTCGTGCTCGTCGGCAACCCGAACGTCGGCAAGTCCACGCTCTTCAACGCGCTGACCGGGGGTCGGCAGCGCGTCGTCAACGCGCCCGGCACGACCGTCGAGCTCCAGACCGGCACGTGGCGACCGGACGGTCCCGAGCCGAGCCCGCTGCGTCTGGTGGACCTGCCCGGTGCGTACAGCCTGCTGGCCCGCACCCCGGACGAGCAGGTCACGGCGGACGTCGTGGGCGGCGCGAGCGCCGTGGGCGTGCCGGACGTCGCCGTCGTGCTGGTCGAGGCCGGGGCGCTGTCCCGCTCGTTGTACCTGCTCGGGCAGGTCGCGCGGCGGGGCCTGCGCGTCGTCGTCGCGCTGACCATGCTCGACGTGGCCCGCAGCCGCGGCGTCGACGTCGACGCCGCGGCCCTCGCAGACATGCTCGGGGTGCCGGTCGTGCCCGTCCACCCCCGCCGCGGGGACGGCGTCGACGCCCTCGAGCACGCGGTCGTCGCCACCGTCGCGGACCCGGGAGCGGGCCGCGTCCGGCTGCCCGTGGACGTCGCGGACGCGCCGCCCGACGACGTCGAGGCGCTGTTCGCGTGGGTCGACGACGTCGTCCGGTCCGTCGGCGGGATCGCGCCGGCCGGCGTGCGGACGTGGTCGGACCGGCTCGACCGTGTCCTGCTGCACCCGGTCCTCGGGGTACCCGTGCTGCTGGCGGTGATGTGGGGGCTGTTCCAGCTCGCCACCACCGCCGCGGCCCCTCTGATGGCCGCGGTCGACGGGCTCGTGAACGGCGTGCTCGCCGGTGCGGTCACGGCCGGGCTCGACGCGGTGCGGGCACCCGCGTGGCTCGAGGGCCTGCTCGTCGACGGCGTGCTGGCCGGCGTCGGCACCGTCGCCGCGTTCGTGCCGCTCATGGCACTGATGTTCCTCGCCGTGGCCGTGCTCGAGGACTGCGGGTACCTGGCCCGTGCCGCGTTCGTCGCCGACCGCGCCATGCGGGCCATCGGCCTCGACGGCCGCGCGATGCTGCCGTTCGTCGTCGGCTTCGGCTGCAACCTGCCCGCACTCGCCGCGACGCGCACGCTGCCGCACGCCCGCCAGCGGCTCATGGTCGGCCTGCTCGTGCCGTGGACGACCTGCCCGGCGCGCCTCACGGTGTACGTGCTGCTGGCCTCGGTGTTCTTCCCGGCGCACGCGGGCACCGCGATCTTCCTCATGTACGTCGCGAGCATCGCGCTCGTCGTCGTCGGCGGGCTGCTGCTGCGGGCGACCCTGTTCCGCGACCTGGTGCGCGACCCGCTCGTCCTGGCGCTGCCCGCCTACCAGCGGCCGCGGCTGCGCGCGCTGGCCGCCTCGACGTGGGCGCGCGTGCGCTCGTTCCTCACCAAGGCGGGGCAGGTCATCGTGGTGACGCTCACCGTGGTCTGGGTCGCGCTCGCCGTGCCGGTCACCGGCGGGCACGCCGTGGCCGACGTGCCCGTCGCGGACTCCCTGTACGGGCGGGCGGCGCTGGCGGTCGCACCCGTGCTGGCGCCCGCGGGGTTCGGGGACTGGCACGCGTCGGCGGCGCTGGTCACGGGGTTCGTCGCCAAGGAGGTCGTCGTCGGTGCGCTCGCGCAGGCGTACGCGGTCGACGAGCCGGACGACCCGGCCGCGTCGGGCGACCTGGGGGACCGGCTGCACGCGACGTTCGAGGAGTCGTCCGGCGGGCACCCCGGTGCGGCGGCCGCCGCCTTCATGGTGTTCGTGCTCGCCTACACGCCGTGCCTCGCGACGGTCGCCGAGCAGTGGCGGCTGTTCGGTGCGCGCTGGACCCTCGGGTGCGTGGGCGTGCAGCTGGCGGTCGCGTGGCTGCTGGCGGTCGCGGTGTTCCGCATCGGGTCGGTGCTGTGAGCGGCGGGCGCGGCGGGCGAGTCGGGCACGGCGTGGCCGTCGTCCGCGGCGGGCTGCGGCGATGAGCCTGCTCGCGGACGTCGTCGCGGCGTCGGGTCGCGGTCTGGGGCCGGCGACGGTCGCGCGCGAGCTCGGCGTCGACGTGGGCCTCGTCGCGACCGTCCTCGACCACGCCGCACGCGTCGGGCTGGTCCAGACGTCGTCGTCGGCGCTCGGCCGCACGGGCTGCGGCACGTGCCCGCCGGCCGACGCGCGTCCACCGGCGTGCGCGGCCTGCCCGCTGAGCACCGGCTGATGCCGCCCCGTCACGGCGCCGTCCGGGCCGACGTGGGGGCGAGGGGAGCTCGGGGCTCAAGCGCAACCACCGACCCGCCGATGTCCCAACGACGGTTCGTCCCCGACCGCCCCCCATCGTCCGCGGAGACCGGCATGCCCGTTCCATCTTGCTTCGTCAGGCGCCTGACGTCCGTGCTCGTCGTGAGCCTCGTCGCCGTCCTCCTCGCAGTCCCGGGGGCGCCACCCGCCGCCGCCGCCGCCGCGACCTGGCCCGCGCCGGTGCCGCACGGTGACACCGCGCTGCAGGGCTGCGCGGACGTCCTCGTCGTGGGCGTCAGGGGCTCCGGTCAGACGAGCGACCAGAGCGGCGGGTTCGGGGGGGAGGTCGCCGACGTCCGCGACCACCTGCAGGCCATCGTCGGGGACCGGCGCAGCGTCCGGCAGGTGCAGGTCGACTACCCGTCGGAGCCCGTGAGCGCCGCGCTGTTCCTGGACGTGAGCCCGTCCCACGTGAGCAGCGTGTACCTCGACAGCATCGGGGCGGGGTACGACGCGCTGAACACCGTGATCGACGACTCGCAGACCCGCTGCCCGGACGAGTCGATCGTGCTGGTCGGCTACTCGCAGGGCGCCCTCGTCGTGCACAAGTCCGCGGCCGTCCACGCGTCGGACCCGGACAAGTTCGCCGGCATCGTGCTGGTCGCGGACCCCGCGCGGAACAGCGAGGGAGGTCTCGTCGCCCTGGGCACGGCCGCCCCGGGGACGGGCCTCACCGGCTGGGCCGGTGACCTGTCGTCGCTGCCGCTCGGCGACCTGCAGCCGATCACCACGTCGGTGTGCCAGCTGTACGACGTCGTGTGCGACACGAGCAACCTGTTCGCGACGCCGGAGGCGGTCGCGAGCCCGCTGGGCGCCGCGACGGCCGGGGCGGCCGTGCACACGTCGTACACCGGGACTGCCGTGCTGCAGGAGGCGGCCGCGCGGGTCGCGCAGCGCCTCCTGGGCTACGCCGTGCCCACGGAGACGACCCGGGACGTGCCGATCGGCTCCCCGTTCACGGTCCAGCTCACGACGAAGCCGATGGCGACCGGCGCCACGGCCACCTGGCGCCTGGACCCGGTGTCGACGGCGCCCGCGTCCGTGGCGCTCACGGCGCAGGGGTCCCTGACCGGCGAGCTCGGGCAGCAGGGCATGGCGAGCATCCAGGTGCAGGTCAAGGGCGCGTCCGGGACGTGGCGGCACGAGACGATCGGGCTCCGCGTGGGTGCCGGGCAGTACTGCCCCGCGGCCGCGGACCTCCTGCGCCTGACGGCGACCCCGCGGACGGACGACGAGATCTGGGGCCGGCAGTCGTCGTTCGGGGCGACCGCGCGGGCCGATGAGGGCCTGGCGCCGGCCGCGGCGGCGAGCGGGGCGACGGACCCGGTCGCGACGTCCGACGCCGGCGTGCTGGAGAACGTGCTCGTCTCCCGCGAGGGTTCCTCGCGTCGTGACCCGGACCCGCATCTGGAGGGGCAGCGGCTCGTCTCGCCCGAGGGGCAGGTCGTCCACGTCCACCGCTACGTGGGGTCGATGGGCACGCTCGTCTACCGGACGGGCTCGCCGGACCCGGTGCGCGACCTGGACCAGTCGCCCACCTGGGACGGGAACGACCCGCGCTGGCTCCGTGGCGACCTCATCACCGGCTCGGTGGGGTACTCCCTCGACGAGATCGTCTGGGAGGACCTGGCAGGGACCCGGTCCGGCCGCGCGGAGGTCGAGGGCACGTTCCTGACGGGGTCGGACACCGGGTGGTACGAGTCGTACCGCTGGCCGAGCACGTTCGGCTGCGTCACCGACGGGAGCCTCGTGGTGCGCAGCGTCGACGTCACGGGGGCCGTGGTCGTCCGGACGAACGTCGCGGTCGCGCCCTCGGGCGTCGCCCGCGGCGCCGAGCCGCTGCTGGCGGAGTCCGGGCCCGACGGGCGCAGCCTCGGGATCCTGGTCGGTGTGCGCGACACCGGCCACCCGACCGACCTGACCGTGCTGGGCTGGCAGGCCGGCGAGCCGGACCTGCGCGTGCTCGGCGCCGTCCCTGACGACGAGATCACGGGGGGCAGCCCCTCGGAGTGGCAGTACGGGCCGGGTGCCTCCTACGCGCCCGCGGCCTCGAAGCTCGCCGTCTCCGGCGCCGTGGTGAGCGTGCAGCTGGCGCAGTGGTGGAGGGACCCCGGGGTGAGCGGGACCGGGAAAGCCGGCGACGGGTCGGTCTCCGCGGCGGTCTACCGGTTCGCCCCGGACGCCCCGACCCGGCGGTGGGACGCGCAGCGGCACTCACCCCTGCTCACGCTCCCGGACTCGACGATCTTCTCCGGTCCCGACCACCGGACCCTGACGATCGGCCGGGCGGACGGCAGCACGGCCGCCTCCCAGCTCTCGATGCACGACACCCGGGGCCAGCTCACCGCGTCCTCGGACGGCCACGTCGTCTACATGCCACCGGCAGGCAACGGTCCGCTCAGCCACCCGTGGGTCGGTACGGATCAGCTGCTGCGGGGCTACGTCTACCGCTACGACGACCCGGCCGTGTACACGCCCGTGCCCGTGATCGCCACGCCGGTGCTGGGCAACGTCGGGACGGTCTACGCGCTGTCCGTGAGCGGCGACTCGGTGACCTGGACCGACG encodes the following:
- a CDS encoding cutinase family protein, with amino-acid sequence MPVPSCFVRRLTSVLVVSLVAVLLAVPGAPPAAAAAATWPAPVPHGDTALQGCADVLVVGVRGSGQTSDQSGGFGGEVADVRDHLQAIVGDRRSVRQVQVDYPSEPVSAALFLDVSPSHVSSVYLDSIGAGYDALNTVIDDSQTRCPDESIVLVGYSQGALVVHKSAAVHASDPDKFAGIVLVADPARNSEGGLVALGTAAPGTGLTGWAGDLSSLPLGDLQPITTSVCQLYDVVCDTSNLFATPEAVASPLGAATAGAAVHTSYTGTAVLQEAAARVAQRLLGYAVPTETTRDVPIGSPFTVQLTTKPMATGATATWRLDPVSTAPASVALTAQGSLTGELGQQGMASIQVQVKGASGTWRHETIGLRVGAGQYCPAAADLLRLTATPRTDDEIWGRQSSFGATARADEGLAPAAAASGATDPVATSDAGVLENVLVSREGSSRRDPDPHLEGQRLVSPEGQVVHVHRYVGSMGTLVYRTGSPDPVRDLDQSPTWDGNDPRWLRGDLITGSVGYSLDEIVWEDLAGTRSGRAEVEGTFLTGSDTGWYESYRWPSTFGCVTDGSLVVRSVDVTGAVVVRTNVAVAPSGVARGAEPLLAESGPDGRSLGILVGVRDTGHPTDLTVLGWQAGEPDLRVLGAVPDDEITGGSPSEWQYGPGASYAPAASKLAVSGAVVSVQLAQWWRDPGVSGTGKAGDGSVSAAVYRFAPDAPTRRWDAQRHSPLLTLPDSTIFSGPDHRTLTIGRADGSTAASQLSMHDTRGQLTASSDGHVVYMPPAGNGPLSHPWVGTDQLLRGYVYRYDDPAVYTPVPVIATPVLGNVGTVYALSVSGDSVTWTDDSVTGGAQWTRGYTRDGRTVALAAQKTRTADISSRSESLHNAPWREGGLDVHVTPDDQGYSELTVFDGTTELWSTSISDDHANYRIHDGRIDLTSDCRTYDLRTGALVFETEVWHYGRPVFTDRDNGCYLASEGSVAVWVDQRTGEVWAIDTATTRPAVLVGRVPGAQAVPVHGYVNHLSIEDGRLLLWLEEVPESTWEPAHTFYVADLRDLAHPGPLVPHEGAADAVEAGTDDGWGLVQLSRSGAAFALSLVSDWEYRQDEKVEYGGYRDASVQVFSLDADAPFATVRPADEPYYIYGPAISLSGDLLGWSDGSGGVVLSRLAVPDASEPADLTAAPVPTITGTVAVGSVLTARPGTWGPAPVGLSYQWFAAGVAVGGATSSTFVPGAAHRGTTITVAVTGTKVGYATVVRTSAPTAAVAPGTLTSSTPRIRGAARVGNQLVAVPGTWTSGTTLTYQWSVAGVAVAGATTSRFVLTAAHRGKAVTVRVTGTRAGYTSVATTSAATAAVDAASPLKAAKAMVGRTSRTG